In Helianthus annuus cultivar XRQ/B chromosome 3, HanXRQr2.0-SUNRISE, whole genome shotgun sequence, a single window of DNA contains:
- the LOC110932076 gene encoding B3 domain-containing protein At2g31720 yields MNTLLSLNVRAPFAAPSSFSFYDHSLQLEEEDGHDHREDALAADKVMIKKRKSCLLLENDSNKKKIRKMSKKMKCGPVVNDDSIVRLKRFITGEMYGLDMKLVIQKVLYESDMKKDQNRLNMPIKQLVTKPHEFLTDDEIRMVDKDGIEVRVVGSMMQMYARPLWLKKWPMKKSDNYVLKTNWNNFVVDNEGLKKDTMIQVWAFRKDRQLCFAIVPVERTDAVNDAA; encoded by the coding sequence ATGAATACTCTTCTGTCCCTTAATGTTCGTGCTCCATTCGCCGCACCATCATCGTTCTCGTTCTATGATCATAGTTTACAGTTGGAAGAGgaagatggtcatgatcatcgtGAGGACGCGTTAGCAGCCGACAAAGTTATGATCAAGAAACGAAAATCATGTTTGTTGTTGGAGAATGACAGTAACAAGAAAAAGATAAGGAAGATGTCAAAGAAGATGAAGTGTGGGCCGGTTGTGAACGACGACTCAATCGTGCGGTTGAAGCGGTTCATCACGGGTGAGATGTATGGTTTAGACATGAAGCTTGTGATCCAGAAGGTTTTGTATGAAAGTGATATGAAAAAGGATCAAAACAGATTAAACATGCCGATTAAGCAACTGGTGACGAAACCTCACGAGTTCTTGACGGATGATGAGATACGAATGGTTGATAAAGATGGTATTGAGGTTAGAGTTGTGGGTTCGATGATGCAAATGTACGCGAGACCGCTGTGGTTGAAGAAGTGGCCTATGAAAAAGAGTGACAACTATGTGTTGAAGACAAACTGGAACAACTTTGTGGTTGATAATGAGGGTTTGAAGAAAGATACAATGATTCAAGTGTGGGCGTTTCGTAAAGACCGACAGTTATGCTTTGCGATTGTGCCGGTGGAGAGAACCGATGCTGTGAACGACGCTGCTTGA
- the LOC110929719 gene encoding fimbrin-1 produces the protein MMSKFEGVVVSDHWLQSQFTQVQLRSLKSKFTALKNQNGQVLVGDIPALLVKLKPFSETFNEDEITEILRASGFDTSNEVDFEQFLKTYVTLETQAATKSGDLKSPTSFLNATTTTLLHTIHESEKKSYVAHINSYLREDPFMKQFLPIDPATNELFELARDGVLLCKLINVAVPNTIDERAINTKRILNPWERNENHTLCLNSAKAIGCTVVNIGTQDLVEGRPHLVLGLISQIIKIQLLADLNLRKTPQLLELVEDNNDVEELMGLAPEKLLLKWMNFNLKKAGYKKPVTNFSSDLKDGEAYAYLLNVLAPEYGSPATLDAKDPVERADLVLSHAEKMDCKRYLTPTDIVEGSANLNLAFLAQIFHQRNGLSADSKNISFAEMMTDDAQMSREERCFRLWINSLGTSSYVNNLFEDVRNGWVLLEVLDKVSPGSVNWKQATKPPIKMPFRKVENCNQVIKLGKQLKFSVVNLAGNDFVQGNKKLILAFLWQLMRFHMLQLLKNLRSRSQGKEITDADILKWANKKVKITGRASQMESFKDKSLSSGIFFLQLLSAIEPRVVNWNLVTKGKSDEEKKLNATYIISVARKLGCSIFLLPEDIMEVNQKMILMLTASLMYWSLQQSKEEAESSPSSVAETPEGSPEASLNGDDDSPVGRPEISKLSIDDDVASDTPVTPTIGQDDTSL, from the exons ATGATGTCTAAATTTGAAGGAGTTGTTGTGTCTGATCATTGGCTTCAAAGTCAGTTCACTCAAGTTCAGCTTCGTAGTCTCAAATCGAAG TTTACAGCATTAAAGAACCAAAATGGGCAAGTTCTTGTTGGGGACATACCAGCCTTGCTTGTGAAACTAAAGCCTTTCAGCGAGACGTTTAACGAGGATGAAATAACGGAGATATTACGTGCATCTGGTTTTGATACAAGTAACGAAGTCGATTTCGAACAATTCCTTAAG ACTTATGTGACTTTAGAAACACAAGCTGCAACAAAATCCGGTGATTTGAAGAGCCCAACTTCGTTTCTGAATGCAACTACGACAACACTACTTCACACCATCCATGAATCAGAAAAAAAGTCTTATGTTGCTCATATCAATAGTTATCTCAGAGAAGATCCATTTATGAAGCAGTTTCTTCCTATAGATCCCGCTACTAATGAGTTGTTTGAACTTGCTAGAGATGGAGTCCTTCTATG TAAACTTATCAATGTTGCTGTACCAAATACGATAGATGAACGGGCTATCAACACAAAGAGAATACTTAACCCTTGGGAAAGAAATGAAAATCATACACTTTGCCTCAATTCTGCTAAGGCTATCGGGTGTACAGTGGTCAATATTGGCACACAGGATCTTGTTGAAGGAAGA CCTCATCTGGTACTTGGCCTAATTTCTCAAATCATAAAG ATACAACTTTTGGCGGATCTAAACCTTAGGAAGACACCACAGCTACTGGAATTAGTGGAGGACAACAAT GATGTTGAGGAGCTCATGGGATTAGCACCTGAAAAACTCTTACTCAAATGGATGAACTTTAATCTTAAGAAAGCAGGCTACAAGAAACCCGTAACAAATTTCTCATCCGATCTTAAG GACGGGGAAGCTTATGCATACCTGCTTAATGTTCTTGCACCGGAATATGGAAGCCCGGCCACTCTTGATGCCAAAGATCCTGTTGAAAGGGCTGATTTGGTACTTTCACATGCGGAAAAAATGGATTGCAAAAGATATTTAACTCCAACCGACATTGTTGAAGGCTCCGCAAATCTAAATCTCGCATTTCTTGCACAAATATTCCACCAAAG AAATGGTCTGTCTGCTGATAGCAAAAATATCTCTTTTGCCGAGATGATGACAGACGATGCACAAATGTCCAGAGAAGAAAGGTGTTTCAGACTCTGGATCAACAGTCTTGGAACATCTTCTTATGTCAACAATTTGTTCGAGGATGTTAGAAACGG ATGGGTACTTCTTGAAGTTCTTGATAAGGTTTCTCCGGGTTCGGTTAACTGGAAGCAAGCAACTAAACCTCCGATTAAGATGCCGTTTAGAAAAGTTGAGAATTGCAATCAAGTTATTAAATTAGGAAAGCAGTTGAAATTTTCAGTTGTGAATTTGGCGGGAAATGATTTCGTTCAAGGGAACAAGAAACTCATACTCG CTTTCTTGTGGCAGTTGATGAGATTTCATATGCTTCAACTTTTAAAGAACTTAAGATCGCGATCTCAAGGGAAGGAGATAACCGACGCAGATATTTTGAAATGGGCAAACAAAAAAGTGAAGATAACAGGCAGAGCGTCTCAGATGGAGAGTTTTAAG GATAAGAGCCTTTCGAGTGGAATATTCTTCCTTCAGCTTCTGAGCGCAATTGAGCCTAGAGTTGTCAACTGGAACCTTGTAACCAAGGGCAAAAGCG ATGAGGAAAAGAAGCTGAATGCAACTTACATAATCAGTGTTGCCCGGAAGCTTGGGTGCTCGATATTCTTGTTACCCGAAGACATCATGGAG GTGAACCAAAAAATGATACTTATGCTTACAGCCAGCCTTATGTATTGGAGCCTGCAGCAGTCTAAGGAGGAGGCTGAATCATCTCCTTCATCGGTTGCCGAGACTCCTGAAGGATCTCCGGAAGCTTCCCTTAACGGGGATGATGATAGCCCTGTGGGACGTCCTGAGATATCCAAATTGTCGATCGATGATGATGTAGCATCTGATACTCCGGTTACACCGACCATAGGACAAGATGACACTTCCTTGTAa